The genome window AATAAGCGGATTCTCTTTAACCCTTTCGCAGTGCTCGGCCGCCAGCATATCGGAGGTTTCCGGACACTATCCTATTCTCCTCCCCGCTCTCGTCCTCGACCATCAGGAATCCCTCCTCATCGAGGCGGACAGCTCTTCCCGCCAGGTTCCCATCGACCTCTATCATCTGCCCGATAGTGTCCGAGCTCTCCAGCCATTCATCGAGGATCCGACCGTACTCTCCGCTCAGCTCCGGGGACATCTCGACTAGCAGGGCGACTATCGCGATTATGATGGCCTCGTTGTTCACATCCCTCCCGAGGATGTCAAGCGTGGTCGTCGCTTCGTTCCTGAGCTCTTCCGGAAGAGCGCTGACGCTGAAGTTCGTGTTCACGCCCACGCCCACGATCGAGTAGAATGTGTCATCTGCCTGTAGGGCCTCGCCAAGAACGCCCGCCAGTTTCCTCCCGCCAAAGAGGATGTCGTTCGGCCAGCGGATGATCGTGTCCAGGTCACAGAGCTCTCTGAGCACGGTGCACGCGCAGAGGCCGGCAAGGAAGACCGCTCTGTGCGACCTCTCGGCCTCGATCGGAGGCCTCAGGAGCACCGAGAACCATGCTCCGCCCCTCGGGGAGAACCATTCCGAATCTGACCTGCCTCTTCCCCTGGTCTGGGTCCCCGCCACGACCACGGTGCCCTCCTCGCGACCTTGGCGGGCGAGCTTGCGGGCGATGTCCATCGTTGACGTCACAGTGTCGTGCGCCTCGACCGATATCCCGCTCATCACTCACCCTTCGGGGTCTCGACGAGCTCCAGGAGAACGCCAGGAGTCGACTTCGGGTGTACGAACATGACCTTGCGCCCCATCGCCCCCACCCTCGGGGCCTCGCCGACGAGCGTGACCTGCTTGGACCTCAGCCGCTCCACCTCTTCGTCCATGTCGTCGACCGCCAGGGCTATGTGGTGGAGACCCTCGCCCCTCTTCCTCAGGAACTTGGCCACGACGCTGTCCTCGGAGAGCGGGCACACGAGCTCGATCTTTGTTGTCCCGACCTTGAAGATCACCGCCTCGATGCCCTCGGACTCGACCTTCTCTCTTACGATCGCCTTCGAGCCGAGGATGTTCTCCATGCGCTTGCTCCCCTCGTCCAGGTTGAAAACCGCTATCGCAATGTGGTCTATCTTCATCTCATCACCTGACCGAAATCCGGGGCCCTGTACTCCGAGAAGACGCCTCTCAGCACGTCCGATATCTCGCCCAGGGTCGCGTACGCCTTGACGCAGTCGAGGATGGGCGCCATCGTGTTGGAGCCGTCCTCCGCGTGCTTCTCGAGCCTGTCCAGGGCTTCCTGCACGCCTGTCTGGTCCCTGCTCCTC of Candidatus Thermoplasmatota archaeon contains these proteins:
- a CDS encoding biotin--[acetyl-CoA-carboxylase] ligase, which codes for MSGISVEAHDTVTSTMDIARKLARQGREEGTVVVAGTQTRGRGRSDSEWFSPRGGAWFSVLLRPPIEAERSHRAVFLAGLCACTVLRELCDLDTIIRWPNDILFGGRKLAGVLGEALQADDTFYSIVGVGVNTNFSVSALPEELRNEATTTLDILGRDVNNEAIIIAIVALLVEMSPELSGEYGRILDEWLESSDTIGQMIEVDGNLAGRAVRLDEEGFLMVEDESGEENRIVSGNLRYAGGRALRKG
- the mce gene encoding methylmalonyl-CoA epimerase, which encodes MKIDHIAIAVFNLDEGSKRMENILGSKAIVREKVESEGIEAVIFKVGTTKIELVCPLSEDSVVAKFLRKRGEGLHHIALAVDDMDEEVERLRSKQVTLVGEAPRVGAMGRKVMFVHPKSTPGVLLELVETPKGE